A region from the Halomarina litorea genome encodes:
- a CDS encoding UvrD-helicase domain-containing protein, whose amino-acid sequence MTDTQVTRLFGGPGCGKTTALLDRVDALLEEGIDIEDILVVSYTRAAAAEIRERLAERLDRSPRSLRSNVCTMHAKAYELLNLSRGDVVGEKDKKEFCEDFGLEFEDEYEASRRRSSRSTTMGNKIIATSQWLQRTRRDVADWYDVPFQWNVEEVRLPPDIDPNAQTGNKYTPTWSSDDDRLDVPEAIRAWRKYKGDNGLVGFADMLERVKQRSLLPRVDYLVIDEFQDITTLQYDVYEEWKAHMDRVLIAGDDDQVVYAWQGADPSLLLNEVGEDVILDTSYRLPSRILNVVNREIAHVTERQEKDFLPRTEGGRVEAVRDPSMYDLVRNIRATIEQDEDGDVMVLFRARYQMFQFMDEFIDYGIPFQALTDQRMWTDRLTDYIRAVELLEDEEPVNGLQARRLAEMLDSAAFGTSERDDLFDAIDELQDEEGVEDLTDMEVDPAFVKEYAPFTPDSASAADMVRKVTNYQKRSIKAYFTGDYQHVDRSQVRVGTIHSAKGREADHVFVATDLTEKVVEQMAATLTADPGAEDPEDTTVRVGDEDVEFTKHTDPIPCLTDNERRVFYVGMSRARERLVLMENLVDGAPTLPIDVLLHNRPTGRSLDDVMREAQEPLAAQ is encoded by the coding sequence ATGACGGACACGCAGGTCACCCGGCTCTTCGGCGGTCCCGGGTGTGGGAAGACCACGGCGCTGCTGGACCGCGTCGACGCGCTTCTCGAGGAGGGCATCGACATCGAGGACATCCTCGTCGTCTCGTACACCAGAGCGGCCGCCGCGGAGATTCGCGAGCGGCTCGCCGAGCGGCTCGACCGGAGCCCCCGGTCGCTGCGCTCGAACGTCTGTACGATGCACGCGAAGGCCTACGAACTGCTCAACCTCTCGCGTGGCGACGTCGTCGGCGAGAAGGACAAGAAGGAGTTCTGCGAGGACTTCGGCCTGGAGTTCGAAGACGAGTACGAGGCCTCCCGCCGCCGGTCCTCCCGATCGACGACGATGGGCAACAAGATCATCGCGACGAGCCAGTGGCTCCAGCGGACCCGCCGCGACGTGGCCGACTGGTACGACGTCCCCTTCCAGTGGAACGTCGAGGAGGTCCGCCTCCCGCCGGACATCGACCCGAACGCCCAGACGGGCAACAAGTACACCCCGACGTGGTCCTCGGACGACGACCGACTGGACGTCCCCGAGGCCATCCGGGCGTGGCGCAAGTACAAGGGCGACAACGGCCTCGTCGGCTTCGCCGACATGCTCGAACGCGTCAAACAGCGCTCGCTGCTCCCCCGCGTCGACTACCTCGTCATCGACGAGTTTCAGGACATCACGACCCTCCAGTACGACGTCTACGAGGAGTGGAAGGCCCACATGGACCGCGTCCTCATCGCGGGCGACGACGACCAGGTCGTCTACGCGTGGCAGGGCGCGGACCCGAGCCTCCTGCTCAACGAGGTGGGCGAGGACGTCATCCTCGACACCTCCTACCGACTCCCCTCGCGCATCCTCAACGTCGTCAACCGCGAGATAGCCCACGTCACCGAGCGACAGGAGAAGGACTTCCTGCCCCGGACGGAGGGCGGGCGCGTCGAGGCGGTGCGCGACCCCTCGATGTACGACCTCGTGCGCAACATCCGGGCGACCATCGAGCAGGACGAGGACGGCGACGTGATGGTGCTGTTCCGGGCGCGCTACCAGATGTTCCAGTTCATGGACGAGTTCATCGACTACGGCATCCCCTTCCAGGCGCTCACCGACCAGCGGATGTGGACCGACCGTCTGACCGACTACATCCGGGCCGTCGAACTGCTGGAGGACGAGGAACCCGTCAACGGCCTGCAGGCCCGCCGTCTCGCCGAGATGCTCGACTCCGCCGCCTTCGGCACGAGCGAGCGCGACGACCTGTTCGACGCCATCGACGAACTACAGGACGAGGAGGGTGTCGAGGACCTGACCGACATGGAGGTCGATCCCGCGTTCGTCAAGGAATACGCCCCCTTCACGCCCGACTCGGCGAGCGCCGCCGACATGGTCCGCAAAGTGACGAACTACCAGAAACGCTCCATCAAGGCGTACTTCACGGGCGACTACCAGCACGTCGACCGCTCGCAGGTCCGCGTCGGCACCATCCACTCCGCGAAGGGCCGCGAGGCCGACCACGTGTTCGTGGCGACCGACCTCACCGAGAAGGTGGTCGAGCAGATGGCCGCCACCCTCACCGCCGACCCCGGGGCCGAGGACCCCGAAGACACCACCGTCCGCGTCGGCGACGAGGACGTGGAGTTCACGAAGCACACCGACCCCATCCCGTGCCTCACGGACAACGAACGGCGGGTGTTCTACGTCGGGATGTCCCGCGCCAGAGAGCGTCTCGTCCTCATGGAGAACCTCGTCGACGGCGCGCCTACCCTGCCCATCGACGTCCTCCTGCACAACCGCCCGACGGGGCGGTCGCTCGACGACGTCATGCGCGAGGCCCAGGAACCGCTGGCCGCCCAGTAG
- a CDS encoding HVO_0416 family zinc finger protein: MATNGDMFDEFLSQRGHRTEAPSWEQEYNKKQCPECSGLHDMSATQCSVCGWAP; this comes from the coding sequence ATGGCGACGAACGGCGACATGTTCGACGAGTTCCTGTCACAGCGCGGTCACCGGACCGAAGCGCCAAGCTGGGAGCAGGAGTATAACAAGAAGCAGTGTCCCGAGTGTAGTGGCCTGCACGACATGTCGGCCACACAGTGCAGCGTGTGTGGATGGGCACCGTAG
- a CDS encoding DUF2070 family protein, whose amino-acid sequence MTATQGDLASLSRYIFRAPSWYASVAFSLVIAALAGVAAFESRFALEDAWQGVFFIGIPTVAASVLTPWVDRRLGGQLTPNRASLLALFCELVVVAVMTVVGVIAVLSTRLGQQFVFDALLFALASVFAIRLLVVMAVSRKSLLAASVPASIQTLVGAALLFVYSGTMRFLEVGGPLTRSYLSRPERAPAELSVIAPGDFVLLAGICVLYALAVWLFVVTIDRPWNRSLGVSVLDFFRGFIGHVAEGTRELEDFFEQLGEEAVVPVTVLSFRREDGEEKARFVLPMIHPGPMGEIGGGNLPERVAASTDGLGFPPHATAGHDFNLVTEREVDTIIETAARAHDRIEYAPTASRSVRTSDGEATLLGQAFGDGALLVSSFAPNFADDVSYAVGLSAAAEARTAGLRDVLLVDAHNSNNGLAGDDLGHVTPGSVRSFSMIQAAGEAGGTLAAGEREPLRLGVAWERTEWTPREGIGPLGVRVAVVEVGDQRTGYVLVDGNNMEPGLRDALLESIADRVDEAEVMTTDTHIVNTVEADNQVGSAIDDGELRALIVDLVDAALADLEPVEAGMATERASVTVFGNDRTETLASHANAMIAMGGALAAAFILGVTAVTVLLFFLA is encoded by the coding sequence ATGACGGCGACACAGGGCGACCTCGCCAGCCTGTCGCGGTACATCTTCCGCGCGCCCAGCTGGTACGCCAGCGTCGCCTTCTCGCTCGTCATCGCCGCCCTCGCGGGCGTCGCCGCCTTCGAGTCCCGGTTCGCGCTGGAGGACGCCTGGCAGGGGGTCTTCTTCATCGGCATCCCCACCGTCGCCGCGAGCGTCCTCACCCCGTGGGTCGACCGGCGACTCGGCGGACAGTTGACGCCGAACCGCGCCTCGCTGCTGGCGCTGTTCTGCGAACTCGTCGTCGTCGCCGTCATGACCGTCGTGGGGGTCATCGCGGTGCTCTCGACGCGACTGGGCCAGCAGTTCGTCTTCGACGCCCTCCTGTTCGCGCTGGCGAGCGTCTTCGCCATCCGTCTGCTCGTGGTGATGGCCGTCTCGCGGAAGTCACTGCTCGCGGCGTCGGTCCCCGCCAGCATCCAGACGCTCGTGGGTGCCGCCCTCCTGTTCGTCTACAGCGGGACGATGCGCTTTCTGGAGGTCGGCGGCCCCCTCACCCGTTCGTACCTCTCGCGGCCCGAACGCGCGCCCGCCGAACTCTCGGTCATCGCCCCCGGCGACTTCGTCCTGCTGGCGGGCATCTGCGTGCTGTACGCGCTTGCCGTCTGGCTCTTCGTCGTCACCATCGACCGGCCGTGGAACCGCAGTCTCGGCGTGAGCGTCCTCGACTTCTTCCGCGGGTTCATCGGCCACGTCGCCGAAGGGACCCGCGAACTGGAGGACTTCTTCGAGCAACTGGGCGAGGAGGCCGTCGTCCCCGTCACCGTCCTCTCCTTCCGGCGGGAGGACGGCGAGGAGAAGGCCCGGTTCGTCCTCCCGATGATCCACCCCGGGCCGATGGGCGAAATCGGCGGCGGGAACCTCCCCGAACGGGTCGCCGCCTCCACCGACGGACTGGGCTTCCCGCCCCACGCCACCGCCGGCCACGACTTCAACCTCGTCACCGAACGGGAGGTCGACACCATCATCGAGACGGCGGCGCGCGCCCACGACCGCATCGAGTACGCCCCGACCGCCTCGCGGAGCGTCAGGACGAGCGACGGCGAGGCCACCCTGCTGGGACAGGCGTTCGGCGACGGGGCGCTCCTCGTCTCGAGTTTCGCCCCGAACTTCGCCGACGACGTCTCCTACGCCGTCGGCCTCTCGGCGGCCGCCGAGGCGCGGACCGCCGGCCTCCGCGACGTCCTCCTCGTCGACGCCCACAACAGCAACAACGGCCTGGCGGGCGACGACCTCGGGCACGTCACGCCCGGGAGCGTCCGGTCGTTCTCGATGATTCAGGCCGCGGGCGAGGCGGGCGGGACGCTGGCGGCGGGGGAACGCGAACCCCTCCGTCTCGGCGTCGCGTGGGAGCGGACCGAGTGGACGCCCCGAGAGGGAATCGGTCCCCTCGGCGTGCGCGTCGCCGTCGTCGAGGTCGGCGACCAGCGCACCGGCTACGTCCTCGTGGACGGCAACAACATGGAACCGGGCCTGCGCGACGCCCTCCTCGAGTCCATCGCGGACCGGGTCGACGAGGCGGAGGTGATGACGACGGACACGCACATCGTCAACACCGTCGAGGCGGACAACCAGGTGGGAAGTGCCATCGACGACGGCGAACTCCGTGCCCTCATCGTCGACCTCGTGGACGCCGCACTCGCGGACCTCGAACCCGTCGAGGCGGGCATGGCCACCGAACGGGCGTCGGTGACGGTGTTCGGCAACGACCGCACCGAGACCCTCGCCAGCCACGCCAATGCGATGATAGCCATGGGCGGGGCGCTCGCTGCCGCGTTCATCCTCGGCGTCACCGCTGTCACCGTCCTCCTCTTCTTCCTCGCCTGA
- a CDS encoding GMP synthase subunit A, producing MTRIVVVDNHGQFTHLEGRALRDIGVETDIVDNETPPEEVDADGIVLSGGPDMDRAGRSAEYLDLGVPVLGICLGMQLMADALGGEVGSGDYGGYADVTVEILDEADPLVGSLAPETRVWASHADEVKQVPDGFTVTARSDVCGVEAMSDPDRDLYGVQWHPEVAHTERGEEVFENFRARCE from the coding sequence ATGACTCGTATCGTCGTGGTGGACAACCACGGGCAGTTCACCCACCTCGAGGGGCGGGCGCTCCGCGACATCGGCGTCGAGACCGATATCGTGGACAACGAGACGCCGCCCGAGGAGGTCGACGCCGACGGCATCGTCCTCTCCGGAGGGCCCGACATGGACCGTGCCGGGCGGTCCGCGGAGTATCTGGACCTCGGCGTCCCCGTCCTCGGCATCTGTCTCGGGATGCAACTGATGGCGGACGCACTGGGCGGCGAGGTCGGCAGCGGCGACTACGGCGGCTACGCCGACGTGACCGTCGAGATTCTGGACGAGGCGGACCCGCTCGTGGGGTCGCTCGCCCCCGAGACGCGCGTCTGGGCGAGCCACGCCGACGAGGTGAAGCAGGTCCCCGACGGGTTCACGGTGACCGCCCGTTCTGACGTCTGTGGCGTCGAGGCGATGAGCGACCCCGACCGCGACCTCTACGGGGTCCAGTGGCACCCCGAGGTGGCCCACACGGAGCGGGGTGAGGAGGTCTTCGAGAACTTCCGCGCACGCTGTGAGTAG